DNA from Serinus canaria isolate serCan28SL12 chromosome 13, serCan2020, whole genome shotgun sequence:
TTGTACAAGGGGTCAATGTTGTGCAGGATTTCGGTGCGTGGCGACTCCTTACCCTCACTGATAGCAGGCCAGACATCATAGCCATCCAAGCCTTGGACATTGCTCATGTTGCCCCTAGCTAGGCTGACCAGAGTAGGGTACCAGTCTGTAATGTGAACCAGCGCCCAGCTTGTCCGACGCTTGCGCTTGATTAGGGGACTGTGGACAAAACCAATGCCACGCACTCCCCCTTCCCAGTACGTCCCTTTGCGACCCCGTAGCGGCCAGTTGCTTCCCCCGGAGAAGGTCTGCCCGCCGTTGTCCGTGGAGAACACGATCACACTGTTGTCATAATACCCATACTTCTTGAGGGCCCAGGTGATGTTCTTCACCGCCTCGTCCATGCAGGTCACCATGGCCGCGTACTTGCGGCGGGCGACGTTGCCCATGGAGCGGTAGCGGTAGATGTACTCCTTGGGGGACTGCAGGGGCGTGTGCACCGCTTGGAAGGCCACGTAGATGAAGATGGGCTCcttggggctgtgggatgcCAGGATCTTGCTCACACGCTGGGCATAGAGGAAGGTGGAATACTTCCCGCTCTGGTCCCAAGCCACGTCCTCCCCCTCGTGCAGGTCGTAGCCGCAGACGTCCGGCCCGTCGCAGTTGTCGTAGGTGTAGTAATCCACGTTGCCTGTCAGGGAGCCCAGGAAGGTGTCGAAGCCCCGGCGAGTGGGCAGGCACTCCTTCTTGTAGAAGCCAAGGTGCCACTTGCCCACCATGTGCGTGGAGTAGCCGGCTTCCTGCAGCTTCTGCGGCAGGGTGACCTGGTCGAGGGGCAGGCAGTTGGGCTGCCGAGGGCGGATGATGGAGTGCTGCAATCCTGTGTGGATCTGGTACCTGCCAGGAGGAAGAGccagaggaaagcagcactgggtgatgaggagcagcactgggtgaGGATGTGATGGCACTTTGTGTGTTGGAAACCCAAAACACATGCAGATTTCTATGTcacccaacccaacccaatgAAACAAgctccagccagggacagggagctccTCATCCATCCATAAGTACCAAAAGGAGATGCAAAGACCACAGAGGCTCAGCAGACATCTCACAAAAATGCCACCAGCATTtgtccccactgctgccagcttggggaggtggctgggctgtgtcagggctgggcagcacaagcAAGAGGGTTCATAATGCCCCACCTGAATGTCCCCACTATCTCTGTCTTCCCCTGCTTTGTACCCCACAAAGATGTCTGGGACCCCTCAAGAGCCATCAGGAGAGAAGGGAGGCCTTTGCTTGGACCCTGGTGGGCTCCACCGCTCCAG
Protein-coding regions in this window:
- the ARSI gene encoding arylsulfatase I; its protein translation is MAVYALTGFSLVSLLSFGYLSWDWMKPSLVADVATDPMEKSLPPTFTRPPHIIFILTDDQGYHDIGYHGSDIQTPTLDRLAAEGVKLENYYIQPICTPSRSQLITGRYQIHTGLQHSIIRPRQPNCLPLDQVTLPQKLQEAGYSTHMVGKWHLGFYKKECLPTRRGFDTFLGSLTGNVDYYTYDNCDGPDVCGYDLHEGEDVAWDQSGKYSTFLYAQRVSKILASHSPKEPIFIYVAFQAVHTPLQSPKEYIYRYRSMGNVARRKYAAMVTCMDEAVKNITWALKKYGYYDNSVIVFSTDNGGQTFSGGSNWPLRGRKGTYWEGGVRGIGFVHSPLIKRKRRTSWALVHITDWYPTLVSLARGNMSNVQGLDGYDVWPAISEGKESPRTEILHNIDPLYNHAKYGSLEDGFGIWNTAVQASIRVGEWKLLTGDPGYSDWIPPQTLTNFPGSWWNLERLTDGLRKSVWLFNITADPYERYDLSEQRPDVVRSLLMRLVHYNRTAIPVRYPAENPRAHPDFNGGAWGPWASEDDGEEWEGGRESLKSRNKKKKKCKICKLRSFFRKLNTRLMSNRI